The Melopsittacus undulatus isolate bMelUnd1 chromosome 12, bMelUnd1.mat.Z, whole genome shotgun sequence genome has a segment encoding these proteins:
- the SEPTIN5 gene encoding septin-5 isoform X1, which yields MDSIIIQERLVERLLSPRTQAQRSHPAKLKDHEKQYVGFATLPNQVHRKSVKKGFDFTLMVAGESGLGKSTLVNSLFLTDLYKDRKLLNAEERINQTVEIVKHTVDIEEKGVKLKLTIVDTPGFGDAVNNTECWKPITDYIDQQFEQYFRDESGLNRKNIQDNRVHCCLYFISPFGHGLRPVDVEFMKALHEKVNIVPLIAKADCLIPSEIRKLKERIREEIDKFGIKVYQFPECDSDEDEEFKQQDKELKESAPFAVIGSNTVVEAKGQRVRGRLYPWGIVEVENQAHCDFVKLRNMLIRTHMHDLKDVTCDVHYENYRAQCIQQMTSKLTQDNRIESPIPILPLPTPDTETEKLIKMKDEELRRMQEMLQKMQQQMQDQ from the exons ATGGATTCGATCATTATTCAGGAGCGCTTAGTGGAGCGGCTGCTTTCTCCCCGGACGCAGGCACAGCGAAGCCACCCAGCCAAGCTGAAG GACCATGAGAAGCAATATGTGGGCTTTGCCACCCTGCCAAACCAGGTCCACCGGAAATCTGTGAAGAAAGGTTTCGACTTCACCCTGATGGTTGCAG GAGAGTCGGGTCTGGGCAAATCCACTCTGGTGAATAGCCTGTTCCTGACAGACCTCTACAAAGACAGAAAGCTCCTCAATGCAGAAG AGAGAATCAACCAGACAGTGGAGATCGTCAAGCACACGGTGGACATTGAGGAGAAGGGTGTCAAGCTGAAGCTGACCATAGTGGACACACCAGGCTTTGGAGATGCTGTTAACAACACTGAGTG CTGGAAGCCCATCACCGACTACATTGACCAGCAGTTTGAGCAGTATTTCCGTGATGAGAGTGGCCTGAACCGCAAGAACATCCAGGACAACCGAGTGCATTGCTGCCTTTACTTCATCTCGCCCTTCGGGCACGG ACTGAGGCCTGTGGATGTTGAGTTCATGAAGGCTCTGCATGAGAAGGTCAACATTGTGCCCCTGATTGCCAAAGCTGACTGCCTGATCCCCTCTGAGATCCGGAAGCTAAAAGAGAGG ATCCGGGAAGAGATTGACAAATTTGGCATTAAAGTGTACCAGTTTCCTGAGTGTGACTCTGATGAAGATGAAGAGTTCAAACAGCAAGACAAAGAGCTGAAG GAGAGCGCTCCCTTTGCTGTCATCGGCAGTAACACCGTGGTGGAGGCGAAAGGCCAGCGGGTCCGTGGACGGCTGTACCCTTGGGGTATTGTGGAAG TGGAAAACCAGGCACACTGCGACTTTGTGAAGCTGCGGAACATGCTGATCCGGACACATATGCATGACTTGAAGGACGTCACTTGCGATGTCCACTATGAGAACTATCGAGCTCAGTGCATCCAGCAAATGACCAG CAAGCTGACTCAGGACAACAGGATAGAAAGCCCGATTCCTATCCTGCCTCTCCCAACACCAGACACTGAGACAGAGAAGCTGATCAAAATGAAGGATGAGGAG TTACGGCGGATGCAAGAGATGCTGCAGAagatgcagcagcagatgcaggaTCAATGA
- the SEPTIN5 gene encoding septin-5 isoform X2: MSTGMRYKSKLVNPEEKQDHEKQYVGFATLPNQVHRKSVKKGFDFTLMVAGESGLGKSTLVNSLFLTDLYKDRKLLNAEERINQTVEIVKHTVDIEEKGVKLKLTIVDTPGFGDAVNNTECWKPITDYIDQQFEQYFRDESGLNRKNIQDNRVHCCLYFISPFGHGLRPVDVEFMKALHEKVNIVPLIAKADCLIPSEIRKLKERIREEIDKFGIKVYQFPECDSDEDEEFKQQDKELKESAPFAVIGSNTVVEAKGQRVRGRLYPWGIVEVENQAHCDFVKLRNMLIRTHMHDLKDVTCDVHYENYRAQCIQQMTSKLTQDNRIESPIPILPLPTPDTETEKLIKMKDEELRRMQEMLQKMQQQMQDQ; the protein is encoded by the exons GACCATGAGAAGCAATATGTGGGCTTTGCCACCCTGCCAAACCAGGTCCACCGGAAATCTGTGAAGAAAGGTTTCGACTTCACCCTGATGGTTGCAG GAGAGTCGGGTCTGGGCAAATCCACTCTGGTGAATAGCCTGTTCCTGACAGACCTCTACAAAGACAGAAAGCTCCTCAATGCAGAAG AGAGAATCAACCAGACAGTGGAGATCGTCAAGCACACGGTGGACATTGAGGAGAAGGGTGTCAAGCTGAAGCTGACCATAGTGGACACACCAGGCTTTGGAGATGCTGTTAACAACACTGAGTG CTGGAAGCCCATCACCGACTACATTGACCAGCAGTTTGAGCAGTATTTCCGTGATGAGAGTGGCCTGAACCGCAAGAACATCCAGGACAACCGAGTGCATTGCTGCCTTTACTTCATCTCGCCCTTCGGGCACGG ACTGAGGCCTGTGGATGTTGAGTTCATGAAGGCTCTGCATGAGAAGGTCAACATTGTGCCCCTGATTGCCAAAGCTGACTGCCTGATCCCCTCTGAGATCCGGAAGCTAAAAGAGAGG ATCCGGGAAGAGATTGACAAATTTGGCATTAAAGTGTACCAGTTTCCTGAGTGTGACTCTGATGAAGATGAAGAGTTCAAACAGCAAGACAAAGAGCTGAAG GAGAGCGCTCCCTTTGCTGTCATCGGCAGTAACACCGTGGTGGAGGCGAAAGGCCAGCGGGTCCGTGGACGGCTGTACCCTTGGGGTATTGTGGAAG TGGAAAACCAGGCACACTGCGACTTTGTGAAGCTGCGGAACATGCTGATCCGGACACATATGCATGACTTGAAGGACGTCACTTGCGATGTCCACTATGAGAACTATCGAGCTCAGTGCATCCAGCAAATGACCAG CAAGCTGACTCAGGACAACAGGATAGAAAGCCCGATTCCTATCCTGCCTCTCCCAACACCAGACACTGAGACAGAGAAGCTGATCAAAATGAAGGATGAGGAG TTACGGCGGATGCAAGAGATGCTGCAGAagatgcagcagcagatgcaggaTCAATGA